From Variovorax sp. PMC12, the proteins below share one genomic window:
- the priA gene encoding replication restart helicase PriA — MQTPAHAALGDLLSYAGAEPMPPGTLVRVPLGKREVLGVVWNEPVSLEGAEPDMALKPVGAALDALAPLGEAWRDLVAFAARYYQRSIGEIALAALPPQLRDLTTTQLARRLKRKTTAGPVAETAESANLIALSAEQTAALERIEAAGGTFLLVGSTGSGKTEVYLRCVADLLAREPEAQALVMVPEINLTPQLEARFKARFGEEAVVSLHSGMTNPQRLASWLAAHSGAARIVLGTRMAVFASIPGLKLIVVDEEHDPSYKQQEGARYSARDLAVWRGQREGAKVILGSATPSFESWHQSRPAEGDDPGGRYVRLAMPSRIGAGELPAVRLVDMNLQPPKTVISGALLEAIGQRIARGEQSMIFLNRRGYAPVLACGDCGWKSECPHCSAYRVFHKIDRTLRCHHCGFTERVPRACPACGNPDIAPVGRGTERLEEHLAELFAAVKRPDGGAVRIARIDADSTKKQGALESQLAAVHSGEVDVLVGTQMIAKGHDFRRITLVAGVNPDGALFSSDFRAPERLFSLLMQSAGRAGRDAAYLAAQGATAEMWIQTHHAHHPLFMALRRHDYAVFAQQQLDERRAAGMPPFAFQALLRADAREQSVAQAFLNIAADQAEALPGADLVTRYPAVPLTIQRVANVERAQMLIESPSRAALQKLLAAWQPLLHELRRTPEGKGVIRWLVDVDPHSI, encoded by the coding sequence GTGCAGACGCCCGCGCATGCCGCGCTGGGCGACCTGCTGAGCTACGCCGGCGCCGAGCCGATGCCGCCCGGCACGCTGGTGCGGGTGCCGCTGGGCAAGCGCGAAGTGCTGGGCGTGGTCTGGAACGAGCCGGTCTCGCTGGAAGGCGCCGAGCCCGACATGGCGCTGAAGCCCGTGGGCGCGGCGCTCGACGCGCTGGCGCCGCTGGGCGAGGCCTGGCGCGACCTCGTGGCCTTTGCCGCGCGCTATTACCAGCGCTCCATCGGCGAGATCGCGCTGGCCGCCCTGCCGCCGCAGCTGCGCGACCTGACGACGACGCAGCTGGCGCGCCGGCTCAAGCGCAAGACCACGGCCGGACCGGTGGCCGAGACGGCCGAATCGGCGAACCTGATCGCGCTGAGCGCCGAGCAGACCGCCGCGCTGGAGCGCATCGAGGCCGCCGGCGGCACCTTCCTGCTGGTCGGCAGCACCGGCAGCGGCAAGACCGAGGTCTACCTGCGCTGCGTGGCCGACCTGCTGGCGCGCGAGCCCGAAGCGCAGGCGCTGGTGATGGTGCCCGAGATCAACCTCACGCCGCAGCTCGAAGCCCGCTTCAAGGCCCGCTTCGGCGAAGAGGCGGTGGTGTCGCTGCACAGCGGCATGACCAACCCGCAGCGGCTGGCGAGCTGGCTGGCGGCGCACAGCGGCGCGGCGCGCATCGTGCTGGGCACGCGCATGGCGGTGTTCGCGTCGATTCCGGGGCTCAAGCTGATCGTGGTCGACGAGGAACACGACCCCAGCTACAAGCAGCAGGAAGGCGCGCGCTACTCGGCGCGCGACCTCGCGGTGTGGCGCGGCCAGCGCGAAGGCGCGAAGGTGATCCTGGGCTCTGCCACGCCCTCTTTTGAGAGCTGGCACCAGAGCCGCCCCGCCGAGGGCGACGACCCGGGCGGGCGCTATGTGCGGCTGGCCATGCCCTCGCGCATCGGCGCCGGCGAGCTGCCCGCGGTGCGGCTGGTCGACATGAACCTGCAGCCGCCCAAGACGGTGATTTCGGGCGCGCTGCTCGAGGCCATCGGCCAGCGCATCGCGCGCGGCGAGCAGAGCATGATCTTCCTGAACCGGCGCGGCTATGCGCCGGTGCTGGCCTGCGGCGACTGCGGCTGGAAGAGCGAATGCCCGCACTGCAGCGCCTACCGCGTGTTCCACAAGATCGACCGCACGCTGCGCTGCCACCACTGCGGCTTCACCGAACGCGTGCCGCGCGCATGCCCGGCCTGCGGCAACCCCGACATCGCACCCGTGGGCCGCGGCACCGAGCGGCTCGAGGAGCACCTGGCCGAGCTGTTCGCCGCCGTGAAGCGGCCCGACGGCGGTGCGGTGCGTATTGCGCGCATCGACGCCGACAGCACGAAGAAGCAGGGCGCGCTCGAATCGCAGCTGGCGGCGGTGCATTCGGGCGAGGTCGACGTGCTGGTCGGCACGCAGATGATCGCCAAGGGCCACGACTTCCGCCGCATCACGCTGGTGGCCGGGGTAAACCCCGACGGCGCGCTGTTCTCCAGCGACTTCCGCGCGCCCGAGCGGCTGTTCAGCCTGCTGATGCAGTCGGCCGGCCGCGCGGGCCGCGACGCCGCCTATCTCGCCGCGCAGGGCGCGACGGCCGAGATGTGGATCCAGACGCACCATGCGCACCACCCGCTGTTCATGGCGCTGCGCAGGCACGACTACGCGGTGTTCGCCCAGCAGCAGCTCGACGAGCGCCGCGCCGCCGGCATGCCGCCGTTCGCGTTCCAGGCGCTGCTGCGGGCCGATGCGCGCGAGCAGTCGGTGGCGCAGGCCTTCCTGAACATCGCCGCCGACCAGGCCGAGGCGCTGCCGGGCGCGGACCTGGTCACGCGCTATCCGGCGGTGCCGCTCACCATCCAGCGCGTGGCCAACGTGGAACGCGCGCAGATGCTGATAGAGAGCCCTTCACGCGCGGCGCTGCAGAAGCTGCTGGCGGCCTGGCAGCCGCTGCTGCACGAACTGCGCCGCACGCCGGAGGGAAAAGGCGTGATCCGCTGGCTGGTCGACGTGGATCCGCACAGCATCTGA